The region CGTCAGCTGCCCGCCGTCCCCGTGCTGGAGGAGGATCCGCTCCTTCTCCCTGGGCATCGCTCACGCCCCCTCCCCGGAGCCGCCCACCGGGGCGGCGGCACGGGCGCCGGTCGGCCGCGTCCCCGCACCGCCGGGCCCCCTCCGGACGGCGGCCAGCGCCGCCTCCACGGCCTCGGGCTCGTACTGGTAGTAGGCCGCGCAGGCGCCCTCGCTGGAGACCATGCAGGGGCCGATGGGCCGCTCCGGCCGGCAGGCGACGGCGAAGAGCCGGCAGCCGGTGGGCAGGATCTTCCCCTGCAGCACGTCGCCGCAGCGGCAGCCGGGCGGCACCCGCGACGGCGGCAGCTCCAGCTCCAGCCGCTTCCGCGCGTCGTAGGCGGCGAACGCCCCGGCGATGGCCATGCCGCTCTCCGGGATGGGGCCGAGCCCCCGCCAGACCGCCTCCGCCGGGCGGAAGACGCGCCGGATCAGCTCCTGCGCGTGCGGGTTTCCGTGCTCCTGCACCGTGCGCGGGTAGGCGTTCCGCACCTCGGCGCGCCCCTCGGCCACCAGCGAGGCCAGCTCGCCCACGCCGGCGAGCAGGTCCAGCGGCTCGAAGCCGGTGACGACGCCGGGCAGCCCGAACTCGCGGGCGAGGAAGCGCCAGCCGTCGGTCCCCGTCACCACGCTGACGTGGCCGGGCAGGACGAAGCCGTCCAGCTGCGCCCCGCCCGCGGCCAGGAGCGCCCGGACCGCCGGCGGCGTGTACTTGTGCGCCGAGAGGACGGCGAAGTTGCGCAGCCGCCGCGCCTCGGCCTCCAGGAGGGCGTGGGCGACGGCCGGCGCCGTCGTCTCGAAGCCCACCCCCAGGAAGACCACCGTCGCCTCGGGCCGCTCCTCGGCCACCTTCAGCGCGTCCAGCGGCGAGTAGACCACGCGCACGTCGGCGCCGCGCGTCCGCTCCTGCTGGAGCGTCGTCCGGCTGCCGGGCACGCGCATCATGTCGCCGAAGGTGGTGACGATGACGCCCGGCAGCCGCGCCGTCTCGATCATGGCGTCGATGTCCGCCTGGTCGGTGACGCAGACCGGGCAGCCCGGCCCCGAGACCAGCTCCACCAGGTCGCCGAGCAGGCTGCGCACGCCGCTGCGCGAGAAGGAGACGGTGTGCGTGCCGCAGACCTCCATCAGCCGGAGCTTCCTCCCGAGGCGCCGGTCGACGCGCTCCAGCTCCTGGCGGACGCCGCGCACCACGGCGCGGGCGCGCTCCGGATCCCTAAAGCCCTTCAGCGTCGTCCAGTCCATAGAGCTCCGTCCAGAGCGCCAGGCTCGCCTCCGCCTCGTCGGCGTCGACGATCTCGATGGCCTCGCCGGCGTGGACCATGACGAAGTCGCCCACCTGCACCTCGGGCACCAGCGCCACGCCCACCTCGCGCTCGTTGCCGAAGTACTCGACGGTCGCCATCTGCCGCTCGCGGTCGACGGCGACCACCCTACCGGGTGCCGCCAGGCACATCCTCGACCCACCTCCTGCGCGCGATCACCGCCTGGCCCAGCGCCAGCCCCCCGTCGTTGGGAGGAAGCAGGACCGGCGTCACCACCCCGATCCCCCGCTCGCGGAGCCTCCGCTCCGCCCGCTCCAGCAGGAGCGGGTTCTGCATCGTGCCGCCGGTGAGGATCACGCGGTCGACGCCGCGCTCCTCCGCCAGCCGCCCGAGCGCCTCGGCCAGCGCCGCCGCCACGGTCTCGTGGAAGTCGGCGGCCAGCCGCTCCGCCGCCTCGCCCGCCAGGCGCCGCTCGGCCAGCTCGAGGAGCGCGGGCCGCAGGTCGAACTCGAGCGGGCCGTGCGGGGCATCCCGGGCGGAGGCCTCCGCCGAGCCCTCCGCGCCCGGGGCGGCGGGCGCGAGGCGGAAGGGGAGGGGGCGGGGCTGGTAGCCCTCGCGCACCGCCCGCCAGGCCCTCTCGCCCAGCTCGATGGCGGCCTGGCCCTCGTAGGTGTTGGCCCGCGCGACGCCGAGGAGCGCCGAGACGGCGTCGAAGAGGCGGCCGGCGCTGGAGGTGAGGGGGGCGTTCAGCCCGCTCCGCACCAGCGCCCGGAGCGCCGCCAGCTCCGCCTCCGGGAGAGCGAGGAGGAGGCGGGCGAGCTCGCTTCCTCGCGAGGCGCCGAAGGCGTCCCAGAGGTGGCTGACCGCCATCCGCCAGGGCTCGCGGACGGCCGCCTCGCCGCCGGGCATGGGCACGTAGCGCAGGTGCCCGAGCCGCACGAAGCCCGAGGCGTCGCCCCACAGCACCTCCCAGCCCCAGACGCGGCCGTCCGCGCCGTAGCCGGTGCCGTCCAGCACCGCGCCCAGCGCCGGCCCCTCCAGGCCCGCCTCGGCCAGCGCGGCGGCGAAGTGGGCGTGGTGGTGCTGGACCGGGACGACGGCGACGCCCCGCTCGCGGGCGAACTCCCGCGCCAGGCGGGAGACCCGGTAGCCGGGATGGGCGTCGACACCGATCACCTCGGGGCGCACGGCGAGGAGGCGCTCGAAGCGGTCGAGGGCGAGCCGCCAGGCTTCCTCCGCCTCCAGGCTCT is a window of Bacillota bacterium DNA encoding:
- the hypD gene encoding hydrogenase formation protein HypD yields the protein MDWTTLKGFRDPERARAVVRGVRQELERVDRRLGRKLRLMEVCGTHTVSFSRSGVRSLLGDLVELVSGPGCPVCVTDQADIDAMIETARLPGVIVTTFGDMMRVPGSRTTLQQERTRGADVRVVYSPLDALKVAEERPEATVVFLGVGFETTAPAVAHALLEAEARRLRNFAVLSAHKYTPPAVRALLAAGGAQLDGFVLPGHVSVVTGTDGWRFLAREFGLPGVVTGFEPLDLLAGVGELASLVAEGRAEVRNAYPRTVQEHGNPHAQELIRRVFRPAEAVWRGLGPIPESGMAIAGAFAAYDARKRLELELPPSRVPPGCRCGDVLQGKILPTGCRLFAVACRPERPIGPCMVSSEGACAAYYQYEPEAVEAALAAVRRGPGGAGTRPTGARAAAPVGGSGEGA
- a CDS encoding HypC/HybG/HupF family hydrogenase formation chaperone — protein: MCLAAPGRVVAVDRERQMATVEYFGNEREVGVALVPEVQVGDFVMVHAGEAIEIVDADEAEASLALWTELYGLDDAEGL